TCGAAGCAGTTGACCTGCTTCAAGATCTGATCGAGACCCTCCGGTCGGAGGGCTTCAACATAAGATATCTGGATTTAGGCGGGGGCTTGGGCATCCCGTATGACGAGGAAAACCCACCTCTGCCGGCAGCTTACGGAAAAGCGATCGTGGATCGCGTGGCCGACCTCAACGTTACACTCATTCTGGAACCGGGCCGCCTCCTGGTAGGCAATGCCGGCATTTTGGGCGCCAGAGTGCTTTACGAGAAGCATGGACCAGAAAAAAGCTTCGTAATTGTGGACGCGGCGATGAACGATTTGATCCGGCCCAGCCTTTACAAAGCACATCATTCAGTGTGGAAGGTGATCCCGGGGAAGAATAAAGAGATCTCAGAGGCCAGGATAATCGCAGACGTTGTGGGCCCGATATGCGAATCCGGAGATTTCTTGGCCCAGTCCCGTGAGATGGAGCCCGTGGAATCGGGCGAGCTGATTGCGATCATGAGCGCAGGTGCGTATGGTTTTTCAATGTCCTCGAACTACAATTCTCGGCCCAGAGCAGCGGAAGTCCTCGTGGATGGTTCCCGGTACCACATTATCCGCAGCCGCGAAACTTACGAGGATCTTATACGGGGGGAGCGGATACCGCCCGAAATGCTCTAACTAAAGTGATGGAGGAGACGATGTTATCAGGAGCCCTTACTGCAATAGTGACGCCTTTCCGAAACGGTCAAGTGGACGAGGGCGCGCTCAAGGGATTGATCCGCTTCGGTATTGACGGGGGAATCAGCGGACTGGTTCCCTGCGGGACCACTGGCGAGTCACCAACCCTGAGCCACGAAGAGCACAATCGCGTTGTGGAAATCACTGTCAAGGAAGTGGCAGGTCAGGTCAAGGTGATCGCTGGAACGGGTTCCAACAGTACGGAAGAAGCGATCAGCCTCACAAAGCATGCAAAGGCCGTAGGCGCTGATGGGGCCCTACTTGTCTCTCCTTACTACAACAAGCCGACCCAGGAAGGACTGTACCAGCACTTCAAGACTGTGGCCGAGACCGTAGACCTCCCTATCGTGCTGTACAACATTCAGGGCCGGACAGGTGTCAACATTGAGAATTCCACCGTCCAGAGGCTGTCGCGGGTCCCTAATATCGTCGGGGTGAAAGAGGCGTCCGGTTCGATACTCCAGATGAGCGAGGTCCTCAGGCTTTGCGGCCCGGATTTCGACGTGCTCTCGGGCGATGACCAGATGACGTTTCCCCTGATGGCGCTGGGCGGAAAGGGTGTCATCTCGGTGGTGACCAACATCGTCCCTGACAGAATGTCAAAGCTGGTGGCGGCCATGCTCAACGGTGAAGTGGAAAAGGCGCGATCCATGCACTTTGATATATATGAGCTTTGCCAGGCCATGTTCCTTGAGACCAACCCGATTCCGGTCAAGGCCGCGCTCGGTCTCATGGGTAAACTAGAACCGGAATTCAGACTCCCGTTATGCTCACCCTCAGAGGCCAACATGGCCAAGCTGAGGACGGTCCTGGAGAAATACGGAATCCTTTGAGAGGGGGTTTGATATGAAAGTAGCTGTCAGCGGCGCCGCAGGGCGCATGGGAAAAAGAATTCTTGCTCTGGCGCATGACCATCCCGAAATGGAAATCGTCGGCGCTTTGGACTCGGCTCAGAATCAGGCTCTGGGAAAGGACGCGGGAGAAAATGCGGGCTTAGGCAAAATAGGGGTGCCCATTACCAGCGACGTCCAAGACGTGCTGGAGAATTGTGATGTCTTGATAGACTTCTCTTTTCCCGGTGCCTCGGTCGAACACATCAAGACAGCCGCGGAAATGGGTAAAGCCATCGTTGTCGGCACCACCGGGTTCTCTGTCGAGCAACGCAAAGAGATTGAGGAAGTAGGACCTCGCACAAGATGCTTGGTCGCTCCGAATATGAGCATGGGGGTAAATCTCCTGTTCAGCCTGGCCGGTAGCGTGGCGCAGACCTTGGGCGGCGACTACGATGTAGAAATCATTGAGGCGCATCACAGGATGAAGAAGGATGCCCCGAGCGGCACAGCAAACAAGCTCGCGGAAGTGATCTCCGAGGCCCTTGGAAGAGACCTGCAAACCGCGGGTGTGTACGGGCGCCACGGCCTTGTCGGTGAACGCAAGGCCTCCGAGATCGGCGTAATGGCAGTGAGGGGCGGCGATATTGTTGGGGACCATACGGTGATGTTCGTCACCAACGGTGAGCGCATCGAGCTTGTCCACAGGGCGCACACTCGCGGTGCTTTTGCCAAAGGAGCGATTCGGGCGGCTCTGTGGTTGGTTTCTCAACCGAACGGTCTGTATGACATGATGGACGTTCTTGGATTAAAGGAAAAGAAATGAAGATTGCCAGATTCAAAATTGACGATCGGGTTCTCGATGGGAAGGTGGAGGGTGACACGCTCGTGCCCCTCGCAACTGACACTTCAGCGTGGGCGCACCAAATCGGCAAAGTGCAATTGCTCGCTCCATGCCAACCTACCAAGATAGTTGCAGTTGGACTCAATTACAGGGATCATGCGGAAGAGGTGAATTTGCCCCTACCTGAAGAGCCGCTCCTCTTCTTGAAACCTGCCTCAAGTGTGATCGGTAACGGGGACGGGATCATTTTGCCTCCTCAGAGCAAGAGGGTGGACTACGAAGCCGAGCTGGCCATCGTGATAGACAAGACAGCCAGGAATGTAACCCTGGAGCAAGCCCGGAACTACATAAGAGGCTATACATGCCTCAATGACGTGACCGCGCGAGACCTGCAAGGCAAGGACGGACAATGGACCCGGGCTAAAGGTTTCGACACCTTCTGTCCCATAGGCCCTTGGATAGAAACGGAAATCGATCCGTCGGATTTGAAGATAGAGTTGTTCCTGAACGGCGATCGCAAACAGGCGTCCAGGACTTCCAACCTCATATTCAACCCTTTCCGGTTGGTGGAATTCATATCGGGGATCATGACGCTGCTGCCGGGCGATGTTATCGCCACCGGCACCACCTCGGGGATAGGGCCCATGAAAGATGGGGACAAGGTGGAGGTCAGAATCGAAGGCATAGGTTCCTTGATCAACAAGGTTTTCTGAGTGTAGAGATGGGTCAAATGGCGTACATCGGATTCGGGGCCAACTTGGGCGACAGAAGAGCCAAGTTTGACGCAGCGCTCGAAGCGCTCAATTTGATGCCCGCGACAACGGTCAGGGGACATTCGCGCCTTTACGAGACTGAACCTGAGGGTCTCACGGACGGCGGCCAGAATTTCCTGAATGCAGCTATAGCTGTCGAGACTGACCTGGCGCCGGCGGACTTGATGTCGGCCATCAGAGACGTTGAGTTACGGCTGGGGAAATCACGCGGACATCGCAGTGATTTGTCGCGCGTGATCGACTTGGACCTGCTTCTGTACGCGAACAAGCAAGTGAAGGAAGGATCGTTGGAGGTACCCCATCCGCGGATGCACCGCAGGGCCTTTGTGCTGGCGCCGTTGGCCGAGATCGCACCCGAGGCTGTGCATCCGGTACTGGGTTCTACTGTGCGTGACTTGTTGGGTCTCCTCTCTCGGGAGGACACCGAAAAAGCGCAACCGATCGTGGACTGTCCAAGTGGGCCGGAGCGGCGCACGAAATGATTCTGAGAATAATCCTAATCGCGCTGTTGATTTACGTGCTTTTCAAGGCTACCTCCTTGGCGATCCGTTCCTTCAAGGATCGGTCGGTTGAGACGAGAGATCAGGCCCCATTGTTCAGTCGCGAAGTAAGCGAAATGGTGCGTGACCCCGTTTGCGGGGTCTACACAGCACCTAATGAGGCACTGAGCGTAATGAACGAGGGGCGGAGGATTCATTTCTGTTCCGCGGAATGTCGCCAGAAGTATATCGATCAACAGGCCTGAAAGTAGCATGAAAACCAGCGTGGAAAACGCAACCATACTCATTGCGGACGATTCCGAGATCTTGAACAACATGCTGAAGGATGTGTTCGAGGAGAACGGGTTTGAAGTTGTTCAGGCTTTCGACGGGGAGGAATGCAGGAGCATCTTTCTCAGGAAGCACCCGGATCTGGCTTTTGTTGACATTCACATGCCCAAGATCGATGGCATTGAAATGCTCCGTTACATCAAAGAAAGAGACCGCCGAACCCTTGTTGTCATGATGACGGGCGTAGGCTCGGAGCAGACCGCGGTCAGGGCGATGAAACTCGGAGCGGATGACTACCTGACCAAGCCTTTCGGGATAGACGAAGTAGTGGCCTTAGCCACGAAATTGTTGGAGCGGCGGCAAGCGGCCGATGAAAATGTGCGACTGAAAAAGGAGATCCACCGCGCTGAAAGGTACCTGGCACACCTTGCTACGATCATCAACGAAGCAATCATCACCACGGATCAGCAAGGGAGAATCCAGTTTACCAACAGGGCGGTCTCGGACCTGTGGGGGTACTCGAGCGACGAGTTGAAGGACCAGGATATACATTTCCTCATACGGGGGCAAGCGAGAACGCTCCTTTCCCGTGACATTGTGAAAGAGACCATTCGAGAAGGAAAGCTGGAAGGTGAATTCCATTTCAGAAAGAAAGATAAGGGGACCTTTCCCGGCTACCTGTCATCATCGGTAATAAAGGAAAAAGGACAGGTTCGCGGAATTGTGACGGTTGTGGCGGATTTGACGAGGCTTTACGAGGTTGAAAGGCGGCTTAAACAATCCGAAAAACTGGCTGCTCTCGGCAAGGTTGTGGAAGGGATCGCACATGAAGTGAGGAACTCCCTGACATCGTTGGGCGGGTTTGCCCTCCGCTTGCGCAAGATTACAACCGGCGATCCTCAATGTGCTCAATACACCGGTATCATTCTCGACGACGTTTCCCGCCTGGAGAAGATGGTTGCGGATATCGAGGAATACGTCCGCTTCTCCAAGTTCTACACCTTCCGTTACGAAAAGACAGACCTTTTACCCGTGGTTGAGAGCGCCAGGGACAGGGCGGTCCGAGAGCTTCCTTCGCGGTTGGTGGAGAGAGTGTCTTTTAGCCTGGTTGCCGACGAGAATCTTCCGCATGTCCTCGCGGATTCCGTTGCCATCGAGGAGGTTTTTTTCAATCTGATTCTGAACGCGTACGAGGCCATGCCTCGCGGGGGGAGAGTGAAGGCAACACTGCGGAACATCAACTCCGCGGTTTCCGTCGCGTTTACGGATACGGGCGCGGGTATCCGCGACGAAGACCTGACGGACATATTCAACCCCTTCTTCACCTCCAAGACCACCGGCGCAGGAATGGGGTTGAGCAAAGCCTATCTTCTGGTGGAAGAGCACAGGGGCGCGATAAACGTGCGATCCGAACCCGGAAAGGGGACCACCGTGGAGGTTCTTTTGCCTGTGGACAGGTTAATGACCGGGCTATTTTCCTGGGAAACGGAATCGCACGGCGGACCCTTCAGATAGGAACCGCCACTTATTCAGGGTGGAGACACATTGAAATTGCGACAAACACGTCGCTGAAATAGACGGGCAGTGGCACGGTCCCCCGATAGAACGGGATGCCCATTTGAGCGAGCGCAAGGCTCCCTGACAAAGTGTCTTTTGCAATGCGGATTAGTCGAGTTGGTAAGTCGCCATGAGATCCAAGGTCCAAGATTCAACCTGCACGGAGCAACACTATGCCATTTCGGCTTTCAATTCTTATTTGGTTTTGCACGGCTATCGCAACGGCTGTTTGCCCACACGAGGCGTATTCGGATATATTCATCAGGATTCACCAGGACGGGCAGAAGGAATTCACCAATAGGCCTTCAGGACCGGGCTGGATGTTCCATATGAGTGAAGACGGCTCACAGCCGATGGTACAGTTTGCAATACAGGGCAAACCGAAAAGCCTCGATGAAATCGTTTCGGAAATCGCCTCGAAATTCCAGATTGAGGCCAGCCTGGTCAAGGCGATCATCGTCGCGGAATCCAATTGCAACCCATCGGCTGTCTCCCGCAAAGGGGCCCAGGGGCTGATGCAACTCATGCCCTCGACGGCCAAGGTTTTGAAAGTGGACAAACCGCTCGACCCGCGCGAAAACATCATCGGCGGCGTCAAATACATAAAGGGCCTATTGGCTTCGTACGGAGACCTTCGCCTGGCCCTGGCGGCATATAACGCCGGACCGGGAACAGTTCAGAAATATGCAGGAATCCCGCCATACAGGGAGACCATAGACTATGTGAAGAGGGTCATCGCGCATTACAAGAAATTCAAGAAGGATCCCACTCTTCGTCTGGCGGAGAATTGATTGAAGCAGGTTTAATATTTAATGAAAAGACATTTGCCTAACTTTCTTACTCTAGGGAGGATGGTTCTGGTTCCTCCGATCGTCGCGTTGCTGTTTTTTCCCGGCAGGGTCCCGTCGGCAATCGCGGGGTGCCTATTCCTGCTGGCCTCCCTTACCGATTTCTTTGACGGCTTCATTGCGCGGCGTTTCGAGGTGGAATCCTCATTCGGCCGCTTCCTCGATCCCATTGCCGATAAAGTTCTGGTCACCTCCGCGCTGATCATGCTCATATCATTGGGGCGAGTGGAAGCCTGGATCGTAATGCTCATCATTTCGAGGGAAATTGCCGTGAGTGCGCTGAGGGCGATTACCAAGGCGTGGGATACTACGCTCAAACCCAGCCCGGTGGGCAAGCTCAAAGCAGTATTTCAATTCTCGGCCGTTGTCCCGTTGATCGTTCATTACGAATACGACCTGGTCATACCTATCAATTTCCACCTGATCGGGACTGTGCTCCTATACGTGGCTTTGGTGCTCACAATATGGTCGGGTCTGGATTATTTCTTCCGATTTTACAGGGAATACCAAGTTAGAGAAGGCGGGGACGAATTCTGAAGCAACCTCCTAGTAGCGCCGGCATCTTGCCGGTCCCGGAGCGTCCTCTTCTTAGGGAGGCGTCTTCTTGCCCACTGGTTCCCAGGCTCCACCTAAGAACTAGCAGAAAGCAGTCACTTACAGGCGGGAACTGCATCTGTGCACCGAAGGTGCAACCCAACGGTAGCCGTGGGTGCAAACCCACGGAAAGCAAACCGGAGGCTCTGAAGACCCTGGAGGGGTCTCCCGAAAATGCAATAATTCGTTGAGGGAACTGGGGCGACCCCTTCAGGGTCTCCGGTTCATGGTTAAGGGATTCTCCTTGCTCCACGGGTTTACATCCCGCGTCCCGCTGGACTACTCATGGTCTGCCCCTTCAGGGCAATAGATCTACTGTCCGCGGTCGTAAACTGAATGAAAGCGGTCAGCAGCGAGTCCTCAGTCAAGCAGAAGAAGGCCCGCTGCCGGGGATTGCTTCGGTGCGTTCGCTGATGATGGGTCAGGAGCAGAACTGAACTATTCCGGCTCAAAACCGAGTTCCTTCCCGATTTCTCTAAGACTTCTGGAGGGCTTGTCTATCGATTCTTCTCGTTCCCTTCTCAATTCACGAAGGTCCTCAAAGTCCTCCAAAGTCTCCTGGATTTTCAGAAACTCTTCGTAAGGCAGAACGACAAATTCCTTTTTCCCTTCCTTTTCGATTATTTGTGGATGCAACAGCATAGCTCCTTCTATCTGTGGGCTTCCCTACGATGGCGAATACGACAAACAACTATTTTGTCTCCTTCTATATCGAAGAGAGCCCGCCAATTGCCTATCCGCAGCCGGTATTCCGGCCAATGATCCGTCAGTTTCTTGACGTCGCCCAGCAGCCCGCTCTCAAGAGCTAACAAGGGGTCGTACATACCGCGAGACTCGTCCTTTGGCATAGCCTTCAGGTCCTTCTCAGCCTTAGGCTTCAGTTCGACAGTATATCTCATCTCAATCTACTCAGGAATGCTGAATGCCGCCGCCGCGATCCATCCGCGCGTTGTGGGTGCCCTACCTTTCCTGTTCCCAGCTTCCATCTAGGCGCTTTCTCAATTTCGCCGACTAACGCGTCGGTGTCAAACAGAAGAAGGCCCGCTGCCGCGGATTGCCTCGCCGGGTAATGTGATGCGGTCGGCCTGCAACAATTACCCCCGCAGGCTGTCCAATAACCCTCCCAGGCATCAAGGCCATTTCTGGTCAGCAATTGCGGATGTGTACCGCGAATTCCGGGAATGCTGCCCCAGGAGAGGGGTTTATTATTCCTTTGCGCGCTCTCTGTACTGCTTGATTCGATGGGGAAGCGAGTACAAATACTCGAGTAAGAAGTCGAGAAATTTAACGATGTCGCGCACATCTTCTGGATCGGCGGGGCCTTGTGAGGGTCCCGGATGGGCAGCATCGTTGCCAAGATCCCGCACGTGATCAGACCAATCTTTCATGATGGGGGGCAAAATCCCTTTCGCGGCTAAATCATCAATTTCTTGCTTCAGGTTCTTGCCCTGCGCCTTGCAATCCCTAAGTGCCAGCTGAAGAGCACTCCGCGCCATCACAGAGGCGGCGTCCCAGTTTTCGTCACGAACGTTCCGCTTCGCTTGTAACCAATAGCGTCCAATTTGTTCTGGCCAGTGTTCAGGATACCTTTCCAGTTTCAACGGCCAAGGAAGAACCCGGTATTCGTGGTAAGCATGATCAAGCGAGT
The genomic region above belongs to Desulfomonile tiedjei and contains:
- a CDS encoding fumarylacetoacetate hydrolase family protein, with translation MKIARFKIDDRVLDGKVEGDTLVPLATDTSAWAHQIGKVQLLAPCQPTKIVAVGLNYRDHAEEVNLPLPEEPLLFLKPASSVIGNGDGIILPPQSKRVDYEAELAIVIDKTARNVTLEQARNYIRGYTCLNDVTARDLQGKDGQWTRAKGFDTFCPIGPWIETEIDPSDLKIELFLNGDRKQASRTSNLIFNPFRLVEFISGIMTLLPGDVIATGTTSGIGPMKDGDKVEVRIEGIGSLINKVF
- a CDS encoding DUF4145 domain-containing protein, yielding MDSWWQLGERAGNSGGTLNVDNITCPFCMERGNFTQVFHAEKKKPNSYKRLNFDTIECGNCKGYVMVLWSATQHSLDHAYHEYRVLPWPLKLERYPEHWPEQIGRYWLQAKRNVRDENWDAASVMARSALQLALRDCKAQGKNLKQEIDDLAAKGILPPIMKDWSDHVRDLGNDAAHPGPSQGPADPEDVRDIVKFLDFLLEYLYSLPHRIKQYRERAKE
- a CDS encoding lytic transglycosylase domain-containing protein → MSEDGSQPMVQFAIQGKPKSLDEIVSEIASKFQIEASLVKAIIVAESNCNPSAVSRKGAQGLMQLMPSTAKVLKVDKPLDPRENIIGGVKYIKGLLASYGDLRLALAAYNAGPGTVQKYAGIPPYRETIDYVKRVIAHYKKFKKDPTLRLAEN
- a CDS encoding type II toxin-antitoxin system Phd/YefM family antitoxin; translation: MLLHPQIIEKEGKKEFVVLPYEEFLKIQETLEDFEDLRELRREREESIDKPSRSLREIGKELGFEPE
- a CDS encoding response regulator, which translates into the protein MKTSVENATILIADDSEILNNMLKDVFEENGFEVVQAFDGEECRSIFLRKHPDLAFVDIHMPKIDGIEMLRYIKERDRRTLVVMMTGVGSEQTAVRAMKLGADDYLTKPFGIDEVVALATKLLERRQAADENVRLKKEIHRAERYLAHLATIINEAIITTDQQGRIQFTNRAVSDLWGYSSDELKDQDIHFLIRGQARTLLSRDIVKETIREGKLEGEFHFRKKDKGTFPGYLSSSVIKEKGQVRGIVTVVADLTRLYEVERRLKQSEKLAALGKVVEGIAHEVRNSLTSLGGFALRLRKITTGDPQCAQYTGIILDDVSRLEKMVADIEEYVRFSKFYTFRYEKTDLLPVVESARDRAVRELPSRLVERVSFSLVADENLPHVLADSVAIEEVFFNLILNAYEAMPRGGRVKATLRNINSAVSVAFTDTGAGIRDEDLTDIFNPFFTSKTTGAGMGLSKAYLLVEEHRGAINVRSEPGKGTTVEVLLPVDRLMTGLFSWETESHGGPFR
- a CDS encoding 4-hydroxy-tetrahydrodipicolinate reductase, producing MKVAVSGAAGRMGKRILALAHDHPEMEIVGALDSAQNQALGKDAGENAGLGKIGVPITSDVQDVLENCDVLIDFSFPGASVEHIKTAAEMGKAIVVGTTGFSVEQRKEIEEVGPRTRCLVAPNMSMGVNLLFSLAGSVAQTLGGDYDVEIIEAHHRMKKDAPSGTANKLAEVISEALGRDLQTAGVYGRHGLVGERKASEIGVMAVRGGDIVGDHTVMFVTNGERIELVHRAHTRGAFAKGAIRAALWLVSQPNGLYDMMDVLGLKEKK
- the lysA gene encoding diaminopimelate decarboxylase; amino-acid sequence: MHFFNYIDGELYCENVPVQRICDEVGTPVFVYSRETLERHYRVFEEPFASVDHLICYSMKACSNLAVLRLFGNLGGGVDIVSGGELYRALTAGIDASKIVYSGVGKKASEMDEALAAGILMFNVESEAELDLLDQRAQALGKRAAIALRVNPDVDPQTHPYISTGLKRNKFGIDSERSVELYRKARKMKGVEPVGVDCHIGSQLTELSPFLEAVDLLQDLIETLRSEGFNIRYLDLGGGLGIPYDEENPPLPAAYGKAIVDRVADLNVTLILEPGRLLVGNAGILGARVLYEKHGPEKSFVIVDAAMNDLIRPSLYKAHHSVWKVIPGKNKEISEARIIADVVGPICESGDFLAQSREMEPVESGELIAIMSAGAYGFSMSSNYNSRPRAAEVLVDGSRYHIIRSRETYEDLIRGERIPPEML
- the pgsA gene encoding CDP-diacylglycerol--glycerol-3-phosphate 3-phosphatidyltransferase, whose translation is MKRHLPNFLTLGRMVLVPPIVALLFFPGRVPSAIAGCLFLLASLTDFFDGFIARRFEVESSFGRFLDPIADKVLVTSALIMLISLGRVEAWIVMLIISREIAVSALRAITKAWDTTLKPSPVGKLKAVFQFSAVVPLIVHYEYDLVIPINFHLIGTVLLYVALVLTIWSGLDYFFRFYREYQVREGGDEF
- the folK gene encoding 2-amino-4-hydroxy-6-hydroxymethyldihydropteridine diphosphokinase, producing MAYIGFGANLGDRRAKFDAALEALNLMPATTVRGHSRLYETEPEGLTDGGQNFLNAAIAVETDLAPADLMSAIRDVELRLGKSRGHRSDLSRVIDLDLLLYANKQVKEGSLEVPHPRMHRRAFVLAPLAEIAPEAVHPVLGSTVRDLLGLLSREDTEKAQPIVDCPSGPERRTK
- a CDS encoding 4-hydroxy-tetrahydrodipicolinate synthase, which gives rise to MLSGALTAIVTPFRNGQVDEGALKGLIRFGIDGGISGLVPCGTTGESPTLSHEEHNRVVEITVKEVAGQVKVIAGTGSNSTEEAISLTKHAKAVGADGALLVSPYYNKPTQEGLYQHFKTVAETVDLPIVLYNIQGRTGVNIENSTVQRLSRVPNIVGVKEASGSILQMSEVLRLCGPDFDVLSGDDQMTFPLMALGGKGVISVVTNIVPDRMSKLVAAMLNGEVEKARSMHFDIYELCQAMFLETNPIPVKAALGLMGKLEPEFRLPLCSPSEANMAKLRTVLEKYGIL
- a CDS encoding type II toxin-antitoxin system RelE/ParE family toxin translates to MRYTVELKPKAEKDLKAMPKDESRGMYDPLLALESGLLGDVKKLTDHWPEYRLRIGNWRALFDIEGDKIVVCRIRHRREAHR